The following coding sequences are from one Halobellus litoreus window:
- a CDS encoding XF1762 family protein, translated as MIRPLRAGDIIAFPYLNAIGRCIGGDSIGSFNWYVPPGGPLSIGRLPNQDETDAMIDSGEIVILETEFDSLAAYHAYRTYRDCDPRLVSPGGASSTGHLSLRAERGSRVRERVNGFLKHPDVAYQHDPVTTPFRIALTATYQDREVAMAVLGRPRGRHNADGRTVELYRFAAHPDRPVNTGSWLLSRCCAWSRLEGYDRLLTYAGVQNNNVGTMYQAAGFELLGTTIADRSDWHSREGRAGGGRYRKWRYRYVLASHSIEARRPAGRVSPDQARLTDKNTPAGPACASARTLAQGELVQTREERLARRETTLTPDARAFLDEYDCGESDDTAPLVACFAYRTPEDSLVAVLCLRDHSGEQNTRDNTEAVTLSTASVQTDALAYPVNVLRGLIADACEWARLHGYATVENCLTGNVATAAVEGIAGLEIDYDHLRDPSMEPSERASSSSSSPSVSSA; from the coding sequence GTGATACGGCCGCTTCGCGCCGGCGACATCATCGCGTTCCCCTACCTCAACGCTATCGGGCGATGCATTGGGGGCGACTCCATCGGATCCTTCAACTGGTACGTCCCGCCAGGGGGCCCACTTAGTATCGGTCGCCTCCCCAACCAAGACGAGACCGATGCGATGATCGACTCCGGGGAGATCGTCATACTCGAGACGGAATTCGACTCCCTTGCCGCCTACCACGCCTATCGGACATACCGCGACTGTGACCCCCGTCTCGTCTCGCCCGGTGGTGCGTCGTCAACGGGGCACCTATCGCTCCGCGCTGAGCGTGGGTCCAGAGTCCGTGAGCGTGTCAACGGCTTCCTGAAGCACCCCGACGTCGCGTATCAGCACGACCCAGTGACCACGCCCTTCCGAATCGCACTCACTGCCACCTACCAGGACCGAGAGGTTGCGATGGCGGTCCTCGGACGCCCGCGGGGGCGACACAACGCCGACGGTCGGACGGTCGAACTGTATCGCTTCGCTGCCCACCCTGACCGGCCCGTGAATACCGGCTCGTGGCTCCTCTCACGCTGTTGTGCGTGGAGTCGCCTGGAAGGATACGATCGCCTGCTTACGTACGCCGGTGTCCAGAACAACAACGTGGGGACGATGTACCAGGCCGCTGGGTTCGAGCTCCTCGGGACGACGATAGCCGACCGGAGTGACTGGCACTCTCGTGAGGGCCGTGCTGGGGGTGGACGGTACCGGAAATGGCGCTACAGATACGTCCTCGCCAGTCATTCGATCGAGGCTCGACGGCCCGCCGGTCGCGTCAGTCCCGATCAGGCCCGCCTCACCGACAAGAACACACCAGCCGGACCTGCGTGTGCCTCTGCCCGCACGCTTGCTCAGGGGGAACTCGTCCAGACCCGGGAGGAGCGTCTGGCTCGTCGAGAAACCACCCTCACCCCCGACGCCCGGGCGTTCCTCGATGAGTACGACTGTGGCGAATCTGACGACACCGCACCGCTCGTCGCGTGCTTCGCCTACCGGACGCCAGAAGACTCCCTGGTTGCCGTACTCTGCCTTCGAGACCACTCCGGGGAGCAGAACACCCGGGACAACACCGAAGCCGTCACGCTGTCCACTGCGAGCGTCCAGACCGACGCCCTCGCTTACCCGGTGAACGTGCTTCGGGGACTCATCGCCGACGCCTGTGAGTGGGCTCGGCTCCACGGCTACGCGACTGTCGAGAACTGCCTCACCGGGAACGTCGCGACCGCCGCAGTCGAGGGAATCGCTGGCCTCGAGATCGACTACGACCATCTTCGTGACCCATCCATGGAGCCATCCGAACGAGCATCCTCGTCGTCGAGCTCCCCTTCTGTGTCTTCCGCGTAG
- a CDS encoding DUF6610 family protein → MGFLHRAPFATEAYALGFVTGAREDCRIQDSHLRNVDVPILMLDNDFNRPDLDRYLTRFREVEPEIGVVGDARTPEEAHTFVDAARELKSDYPDATIIIVPKCREAIDIVANADIPGESLVLGYAMGRSNIKAWHFSDIANWRGHRVHLLGASPTKQWRVIQELTQPNLTGDPPADIIGLDWNGPQGIAYKGESWSRDGWQDADFLTIRETVRRSLREMRAFWEERGVWPSEGKTPIERLEPAVKEPDDPIWAANGGDLSDPDPLGSPDEWAELVDYEDEDGPYPIEQAIIVTYEDGRTFAYRTQTERNYVEYHEGLWDEVVDERP, encoded by the coding sequence ATCGGGTTCCTTCATCGAGCCCCGTTTGCGACTGAGGCATACGCCCTCGGATTCGTTACCGGCGCTCGCGAGGACTGTCGGATTCAGGATAGCCATCTCCGCAACGTTGACGTCCCGATCCTCATGCTCGACAACGACTTCAATCGGCCCGACCTCGATCGGTATCTCACCCGCTTCCGTGAGGTTGAGCCCGAAATCGGTGTCGTTGGCGATGCCCGCACTCCTGAGGAAGCACACACGTTTGTCGACGCCGCCCGCGAACTCAAATCTGACTACCCAGACGCGACCATCATCATCGTCCCGAAGTGTCGCGAGGCCATCGATATCGTCGCCAACGCTGATATCCCCGGGGAATCGCTCGTCCTCGGATACGCGATGGGGCGTTCAAATATCAAAGCGTGGCACTTCTCGGATATCGCCAACTGGCGCGGTCACCGTGTGCATCTCCTTGGAGCCAGCCCGACGAAGCAATGGCGCGTCATCCAGGAGCTCACCCAACCGAATCTCACAGGGGACCCGCCTGCGGACATCATCGGTCTCGATTGGAACGGCCCGCAGGGTATCGCCTACAAAGGCGAATCCTGGTCACGCGACGGGTGGCAAGACGCTGACTTCCTCACCATCCGCGAGACCGTCCGTCGAAGCCTCCGTGAGATGCGAGCATTCTGGGAGGAACGTGGAGTGTGGCCCTCCGAGGGGAAGACGCCAATCGAACGCCTCGAGCCCGCCGTCAAAGAACCGGACGACCCTATCTGGGCTGCCAACGGAGGGGATCTCAGCGATCCCGATCCGCTTGGGTCACCCGATGAGTGGGCAGAACTAGTGGACTACGAGGACGAAGATGGCCCCTATCCCATCGAGCAGGCCATCATCGTCACCTACGAAGACGGGCGCACTTTCGCATATCGGACACAGACCGAGCGCAACTACGTCGAATACCACGAAGGGCTCTGGGACGAGGTCGTGGACGAGCGGCCGTAA